Proteins encoded by one window of Acuticoccus sp. MNP-M23:
- the merA gene encoding mercury(II) reductase encodes MRDCCTAEAGSFDIAVVGAGSAGFSAAITAAEEGARVALIGHGTIGGTCVNVGCVPSKAMIRAMEVMHAAPAAARFDGIEAQARITDWGAVIRQKQALVDDLRAAKYVDVLPNYNGIAYLEGAAAFGEGGALALSGERVRAGKVIIATGSRPHVPAIPGLEALRHHDSTSILTLEELPGSLIVMGGGYVGAELAQIFARAGTHVTIVTRRGLLPEAEPEIAAALTRAFEDEGIGVRTVRRYTRAAQSGDRIALTVDAGSGEETLKADELLLATGRVPNTEHLALARAGIATDSRGGIVVDERMRTSCPGVYAAGDVTGRDQFVYMAAYGAKLAAKNAMNGEGLAYDNSAMPAVVFCDPQVASVGLTEAQARAASHEVRASVLPLEHVPRALAARDTRGLIKLVADGPSKRLLGAHILAPEGADSIQTAAMALKAGMTYEDLGATIFPYLTTVEGLKLAAQTFERDVTRLSCCAG; translated from the coding sequence ATGCGCGATTGCTGCACGGCTGAAGCTGGATCCTTCGACATTGCCGTTGTCGGCGCGGGCTCGGCGGGGTTCTCCGCCGCCATCACCGCCGCCGAGGAGGGCGCACGGGTCGCCCTCATCGGTCACGGGACCATCGGCGGCACCTGCGTCAATGTCGGCTGCGTGCCGTCCAAGGCGATGATCCGGGCGATGGAGGTGATGCACGCAGCCCCCGCCGCAGCCCGTTTCGACGGGATCGAAGCACAGGCCCGGATCACCGACTGGGGCGCGGTGATCCGCCAGAAACAGGCGCTGGTCGACGACCTGCGTGCGGCCAAGTACGTCGATGTCCTGCCGAACTACAACGGCATCGCTTACCTAGAGGGCGCAGCGGCGTTCGGCGAGGGCGGCGCTCTGGCGTTGAGCGGGGAGCGCGTGAGGGCGGGCAAGGTCATCATCGCCACCGGGTCGCGCCCCCATGTGCCGGCCATTCCCGGCCTGGAGGCCCTGCGCCACCATGACAGCACGTCGATTCTGACGCTCGAAGAGCTGCCGGGATCGCTGATCGTCATGGGCGGCGGCTATGTCGGCGCCGAGCTGGCGCAGATCTTCGCCCGGGCGGGCACGCACGTCACCATCGTGACGCGGCGCGGGCTGCTGCCCGAGGCCGAGCCGGAAATCGCCGCCGCTTTGACACGCGCCTTCGAGGACGAGGGGATCGGCGTTCGCACGGTCCGTCGCTATACCCGCGCCGCGCAAAGCGGCGACCGGATCGCATTGACGGTCGATGCGGGCTCGGGTGAGGAAACGCTGAAAGCCGACGAGCTCCTGCTCGCCACCGGCCGCGTGCCCAACACCGAACACCTCGCCCTTGCCCGCGCCGGCATCGCGACCGACTCGCGCGGCGGCATCGTCGTCGACGAGCGGATGCGCACCAGCTGTCCGGGCGTCTACGCCGCGGGTGACGTCACCGGGCGGGACCAGTTCGTCTACATGGCCGCCTATGGCGCCAAGCTGGCCGCCAAGAACGCGATGAACGGCGAGGGTCTCGCCTACGACAATTCCGCGATGCCCGCGGTGGTGTTCTGCGATCCGCAGGTGGCGAGCGTCGGCCTGACCGAAGCGCAGGCGAGAGCCGCGAGTCACGAGGTGCGCGCGTCCGTCCTGCCGCTCGAGCACGTGCCGCGGGCCCTTGCGGCGCGAGACACACGCGGGCTGATCAAGCTCGTGGCGGACGGCCCCAGCAAGCGTCTGCTCGGCGCGCACATCCTCGCTCCCGAAGGCGCGGACAGCATCCAGACCGCCGCCATGGCGCTGAAAGCGGGCATGACCTACGAGGATCTCGGCGCCACGATCTTCCCCTACCTCACGACCGTCGAAGGGCTGAAGCTGGCCGCGCAGACCTTCGAGCGGGACGTGACCCGGCTCAGCTGTTGCGCCGGCTGA